In Pseudomonas sp. MYb327, one DNA window encodes the following:
- a CDS encoding FAD-binding oxidoreductase, protein MPLREECLWEKLTPQRPDNSALKGEVKVDVCVIGAGFTGLSAAVHLLEQGKTVCVLEAHRAGHGGSGRNVGLVNAGMWIPPDEIEAGFGEEVGSQLNRMLGAAPSLVFSLVDKYNIDCQLRREGTLHMAHNARGEADLRSREEQWKRRGAPVELLTGQACEQATGTKKIAAALLDRRAGTINPMAYTTGLAKAAIGLGGQLFDHSPVTRLERQGQRWSVQTAQGSVLAEQVVIASNAYTEGAWTELRRNFFPGYYYQVASVPLTEDAAQQILPGGQGSWDTRQVLSSIRRDKDGRLLLGSLGNGNQKPTWFLKAWADRVQRHYFPYLKPVEWECTWTGCIAFTPDHLMRLFEPAPGLVAVTGYNGRGVTTGTVVGKAFADYLCNGNPQALPIPFAPMQPLAGVGLRSCLYEAGFSLYHAGQCLRIVI, encoded by the coding sequence ATGCCGTTACGCGAAGAGTGTCTGTGGGAAAAACTGACGCCGCAAAGGCCCGACAACTCGGCGCTCAAGGGTGAAGTAAAAGTCGATGTCTGCGTCATCGGCGCCGGTTTCACCGGGCTGTCGGCGGCGGTGCATTTGCTGGAGCAAGGCAAGACGGTTTGTGTGCTGGAGGCCCATCGCGCCGGGCATGGCGGCTCAGGGCGCAACGTCGGTTTGGTGAATGCCGGGATGTGGATTCCACCGGACGAAATCGAAGCCGGGTTCGGCGAAGAGGTTGGCAGCCAGCTCAACCGCATGCTCGGTGCGGCGCCGTCCCTGGTTTTCAGTCTTGTGGATAAGTACAACATCGATTGCCAGCTCCGCCGCGAAGGCACGCTGCACATGGCGCACAACGCCCGTGGCGAAGCGGATCTGCGCAGTCGTGAAGAACAATGGAAACGCCGTGGAGCGCCGGTTGAATTGCTCACCGGCCAAGCCTGTGAGCAAGCCACGGGCACCAAGAAAATCGCCGCCGCGTTGCTCGATCGCCGTGCTGGCACGATCAATCCGATGGCCTACACGACGGGGCTGGCCAAAGCGGCCATCGGCCTCGGCGGTCAATTATTCGATCATTCCCCAGTGACCCGACTCGAACGTCAGGGCCAGCGCTGGTCGGTGCAAACCGCGCAGGGCTCGGTGCTGGCCGAGCAAGTGGTGATTGCTTCCAACGCTTACACCGAGGGCGCGTGGACCGAGCTGCGGCGCAATTTCTTCCCCGGCTATTACTACCAGGTGGCGTCGGTGCCGCTGACCGAAGACGCTGCGCAGCAAATCCTGCCCGGTGGCCAGGGATCCTGGGACACTCGCCAGGTGCTCAGTAGTATTCGTCGGGATAAGGATGGTCGTCTGTTGCTCGGCAGTCTGGGCAACGGCAATCAAAAGCCGACATGGTTCCTCAAGGCCTGGGCCGATCGAGTCCAGCGGCATTACTTTCCCTATCTAAAACCGGTGGAATGGGAGTGCACCTGGACCGGTTGCATCGCGTTTACGCCCGATCATTTGATGCGCCTGTTCGAACCGGCGCCCGGTTTAGTGGCAGTCACCGGTTACAACGGTCGGGGCGTGACCACGGGCACTGTAGTTGGCAAAGCCTTCGCCGATTATTTGTGTAACGGAAATCCTCAGGCGCTACCGATTCCATTCGCCCCCATGCAGCCATTGGCCGGGGTGGGGTTGCGCAGCTGCTTGTATGAGGCAGGGTTTTCGCTGTATCACGCAGGCCAGTGCTTGCGCATCGTGATTTGA
- a CDS encoding aldehyde dehydrogenase family protein, which produces MVAALLDRLGVNPALYQNGKVPVHSPIDGSQIAAVNWEGAAEVEQHISRADHAFELWRKVPAPRRGELVRQLGDILREYKADLGELVSWEAGKITQEGLGEVQEMIDICDFAVGLSRQLYGLTIASERPGHHMRETWHPLGVVGVISAFNFPVAVWAWNTTLALVCGNPVIWKPSEKTPLTALACQALFDRVLKNFSDAPPHLSQVVIGGRDAGEALVDDPRVALVSATGSTRMGREVAPKIAARFARSILELGGNNAMILGPSADLDMAVRAILFSAVGTAGQRCTTLRRLIAHESVKEEIVTRLKAAYSKVRIGHPLEGNLIGPLIDKNSFENMQDALEQALSEGGKVFGGKRQLEDKFPNAYYVSPAIVEMPEQSDVVCHETFAPILYVVGYSDFQEALRLNNAVPQGLSSCIFTTDVREAEQFMSAVGSDCGIANVNIGPSGAEIGGAFGGEKETGGGRESGSDAWRGYMRRQTNTVNYSLELPLAQGITFD; this is translated from the coding sequence ATGGTTGCCGCATTGCTTGATCGTCTTGGTGTGAATCCGGCCCTGTACCAAAACGGCAAAGTGCCGGTGCACTCGCCTATCGATGGCAGCCAGATTGCCGCCGTCAACTGGGAAGGCGCCGCTGAAGTCGAGCAGCACATCAGTCGCGCAGATCATGCGTTCGAACTGTGGCGCAAGGTTCCGGCGCCGCGCCGTGGCGAACTGGTGCGTCAACTGGGCGACATCCTGCGTGAATACAAGGCCGATCTCGGTGAACTGGTGTCCTGGGAAGCCGGCAAGATCACTCAGGAAGGTTTGGGTGAAGTTCAGGAAATGATCGATATCTGCGACTTCGCCGTCGGTCTGTCCCGCCAGTTGTACGGTTTGACCATCGCCTCCGAGCGTCCTGGTCACCACATGCGTGAAACCTGGCATCCGCTGGGTGTCGTTGGTGTGATCAGTGCCTTTAACTTCCCGGTCGCAGTCTGGGCCTGGAACACCACGCTGGCGCTGGTTTGCGGCAACCCGGTGATCTGGAAACCGTCGGAAAAAACCCCGCTCACCGCACTGGCTTGCCAGGCGTTGTTCGACCGTGTGCTGAAGAACTTCAGCGACGCTCCACCACACCTGAGCCAAGTCGTCATCGGTGGCCGCGATGCCGGTGAAGCGCTGGTCGATGACCCGCGTGTCGCGCTGGTCAGTGCCACCGGCAGCACCCGCATGGGGCGCGAAGTGGCGCCGAAAATCGCCGCACGTTTCGCCCGCAGCATCCTGGAGTTGGGCGGCAACAACGCGATGATCCTCGGCCCAAGCGCCGATCTGGACATGGCCGTTCGCGCCATCCTGTTCAGCGCCGTCGGCACCGCCGGCCAGCGTTGCACCACGTTGCGTCGCTTGATTGCTCACGAATCGGTCAAGGAAGAGATTGTCACCCGCCTCAAAGCCGCTTACTCCAAAGTGCGCATCGGCCATCCGCTGGAAGGCAACCTGATTGGTCCGCTGATCGACAAAAACAGCTTCGAGAACATGCAGGATGCGCTGGAGCAGGCCCTGAGCGAAGGCGGCAAGGTGTTCGGCGGCAAGCGTCAGCTGGAAGACAAATTCCCTAATGCTTACTACGTTTCGCCGGCCATTGTTGAAATGCCGGAGCAGAGCGATGTGGTGTGCCACGAAACTTTCGCGCCGATCCTCTACGTGGTCGGCTACAGCGATTTCCAGGAAGCGCTGCGATTGAACAACGCTGTACCGCAAGGCCTGTCCTCGTGCATCTTCACCACCGACGTGCGTGAGGCTGAGCAATTCATGTCGGCGGTGGGCAGTGACTGTGGCATTGCCAACGTCAACATCGGCCCGAGCGGCGCGGAAATCGGCGGTGCCTTCGGTGGTGAGAAAGAAACCGGCGGTGGTCGTGAATCCGGTTCCGATGCATGGCGCGGCTACATGCGTCGTCAGACCAACACCGTGAACTATTCGCTGGAGTTGCCGTTGGCTCAAGGGATCACGTTCGACTAA
- a CDS encoding ABC transporter substrate-binding protein — MSQTFYKKGFLALAVATALGVSAFAQADIKIGVAGPMTGANAAFGEQYMKGAQAAADAVNAAGGVNGEKIVLVKGDDACEPKQAVTVAKDLTNQKVAGVVGHFCSSSTIPASEIYDEAGIIAITPGSTNPAVTERGLSAMFRMCGRDDQQGIVAGDYIVDVLKGKKVVVLHDKDTYGQGLADATKAQLVKRGVTPVLYEGLTRGEKDFSTIVTKIRGAGADVVYFGGLHPEAGPLVRQLREQGLKDVKFMSDDGIVTDELVTTAGGPQFVDGVLMTFGADPRLLPDSKAVVDAFRKAGTEPEGYTLYAYASVQTLAAAFNGAKSNKGEEAAAWLKKNPVKTVMGEKTWDSKGDLKVSDYVVYQWDKDGKYHQLEKQK, encoded by the coding sequence ATGTCCCAGACGTTTTACAAGAAAGGCTTTCTGGCCCTCGCAGTGGCAACTGCGTTGGGTGTTTCTGCGTTTGCTCAGGCTGACATCAAGATCGGCGTAGCGGGTCCAATGACGGGCGCCAACGCGGCATTTGGCGAGCAGTACATGAAGGGTGCACAGGCAGCGGCCGACGCGGTCAACGCAGCGGGCGGCGTAAACGGGGAAAAAATCGTACTGGTCAAGGGCGATGACGCCTGCGAACCGAAACAGGCTGTGACGGTCGCCAAGGACCTGACCAACCAGAAAGTCGCTGGCGTGGTCGGTCACTTCTGCTCCTCGTCGACCATCCCGGCTTCGGAGATCTACGACGAAGCGGGCATCATCGCCATCACTCCAGGTTCCACCAACCCGGCTGTTACCGAGCGCGGCCTGAGCGCCATGTTCCGTATGTGCGGTCGTGATGACCAGCAAGGCATCGTGGCCGGCGACTACATCGTCGACGTGCTCAAGGGCAAGAAGGTTGTCGTGCTGCACGACAAGGACACCTACGGTCAAGGCCTGGCTGATGCCACCAAGGCTCAACTGGTCAAGCGCGGCGTAACGCCAGTGCTGTACGAAGGCCTGACCCGTGGCGAGAAAGACTTCAGCACCATCGTCACCAAGATCCGCGGTGCTGGCGCCGACGTCGTCTACTTCGGTGGCCTGCACCCGGAAGCCGGTCCTCTGGTTCGCCAACTGCGTGAACAAGGCCTGAAAGACGTCAAGTTCATGTCCGACGACGGCATCGTGACCGACGAACTGGTGACCACCGCTGGCGGTCCACAATTCGTCGACGGCGTGCTGATGACCTTCGGCGCCGACCCACGCCTGCTACCAGACAGCAAGGCCGTGGTAGACGCCTTCCGCAAGGCCGGTACCGAGCCTGAAGGCTACACCCTGTACGCCTACGCTTCGGTCCAGACCCTGGCTGCCGCCTTCAACGGCGCCAAGTCCAACAAGGGCGAAGAAGCGGCTGCGTGGCTGAAGAAAAACCCGGTCAAGACCGTCATGGGCGAGAAGACCTGGGACAGCAAGGGCGACCTGAAAGTCTCCGACTACGTGGTTTACCAGTGGGACAAGGACGGCAAATATCACCAGCTGGAAAAACAGAAGTAA